cctctgttcactagtctagtctgggttgaggtccctagtgtggctgtgaccattctgcttatcagcaatttatggattagcctcaccattggcggctcaacccctagttctgtgagagattctgttatagcggtgggaagcacgttattgaaggctccctctatatccaggaaggcgatcagtgtgtattccttgatgttgagtgatttctcgatgctgtttaccaccaagtgtagcgccgattcggttgacttacctttggtgtaagcgtgttgcgcttctgatatttgtgtcgggtctacggtgacccttatgtgtaggcttatcattctttcaaagctcttaagcaggaatgatgttaggcttattggcctaaaatcctttgctgtggtgtgagtggccttccctgccttgggaatgaaaaccacctttgtttcttgccatgctgttggtagttctcctaccgccaggatggattggaagatttttttcaaccagtttatggctatttgtcctgcttgctgtatgtgagccggtgttatcccgtccggtcccggcgatttgtatggtttcaAACTacgaatggaccatttcatgttgcggtctgataggagtggatctatttcgattACCTCTCCTGTtcctctttcaggtggatgacctgcttgttggctccccgggaagtgagcgtctaggagcaggtccaaggactctttactggagtctgaccatgatccatctgctttttttaagatagcccaaaggcgcggctgtcttagagagtattttcctgagccttgcggcatcagttgttttttctatgtcagagcagaaggtctgccatgccgttcgttttgctcttctaatggcctttttgtaagaggctagttcaaacttgtagttcagccaattggtgtcctcatttcccgcctttgctctgttaaacaggcatctgcagttggttctgaggatagatagttgttgggtccaccaggggggttttttccttccccttggtttctctgtggggcatgccactttgaaggtagtgttgcatgcctctgtgaatttgtatactgtttcgtccagctcctgtgggtttgtgatgctttctgacggttccatggggatgatatttgtcagaactcctttgtacctgtgccagtcggctcgtctggggttagcgaagctgaccggcaggggcgaatcaagggacaatacagtttctatgaatctatggtccgaaaaggagtgctcgtcagagactgcctagtttttgactgcgcctacgagtgaatctgataccaaagttagatctatgatcgtttggcaagctttattTATGAGTGTAgggacattgcccctattgcattagaataggttcgaatttagaataaaatcaaaaagatactcacctctgtcgttgttgtttgggcaaccccactgggtgtgatgggcgttgacgtcacagcctattaccaatccgtacttgagcttttcgcattcctctgctagtcctctgaccagcgcatctggggggtttttcttctcaaaggccaaataggccgattgaacccttatagagccactctgcagctccaggcttactgcggtgttgtctccgttgctgtaattgcgaagtagaaatatactaagatgccttttggctaatatgcaggttcgaattttaccttcttttgggtcaagcataagcttgtattcttttgatcctagtccagcaaccttgcctcctaccacccaaggttcctgtacgaggactaggtcggctccgccttctgtcaggcgaagcagaagtgcagcagacgctgctttactgtggtgaaggtttatttgtagaagtcttagtgacatctacagcttcaacctccaccacagtgacgtcggcctcctctgtgtcgctgaggtccacgtcctcgattgccggtccgagcgcacgcatctctctgcttagcgacgaatcaatagagtagccgtcctccggcccaccaggtgcctccaactcctcagcaagcacctgctcggctgggttgccggcagagctgctagcggcgttggagtcgcccttatacactttgatgtgtatcgcactgaacccgaagttcagcactccacgagcagtctcgatcggagctactgactccttgttcaggaccaaaaccgcctggttgacatccccttcatgctcctgcaccttgacgactttccagtccttcgtggggaggtgcgggttgcattgttgcaacatgaagaagatgtcctccggcgtcttgatcgctgctggaatccagatcctggctcgaagtctactggggacatcgcaccagtcaagcgcaacgatgtttGCCCTTTCATatacctcgccgagcttgctcgtcgcctctttgtacatatcagccgaccgctgactgtcgcatgctaccaccttgacgctgccctggtaccagcccgcgtccatgcaacagggcgaggtgcctggcttctctcgtaccatgcgcaggcaaatgagggaaaggtgggactccactgccttccacttgtttctggggatcctgccctccggatttcccctgtcaatcaggccgagtagtacacgattcttcgtgatttcggcgaaagagaccgatggctggatctttgatctcttcgccgatggcccgggtagttcgagggatcgctgccttttcgcctgagtcgcctcttgagtgggcttttcctgcccgtagtttgggagcaccttccttgcccactctaccttctttagccattcaggcgaaggcgtggcaacggtgctcctggtgtgtgagcgcagagtGTGGGCGGCAGTCCccctttctgcgtatgtatattttgcaccagcgggtggcccgagcgtcttggcagtgcctaccgttgctttcggcgcagatgcgcacgtcgcggaggcgtttgcggttggctttctgccacccatcatccccagtttgggatgcggccctttctgggccgtgctggtatggaaggtggaaccagtgttcgtcttatccatgggttttttaagagtacccgtctctatgttttttgtctttttttctTCTGTTTTTTGATCCATAATtaggtcccacgagttgcggagaaggggaaaagtccgcccgggcagagatccgcgatgcccgggtaaggcgatagttagaacagggagtcgccatgtccctgagcacaccgtttgagactgggctatttttgatccgggcccccagccaggctgactcttggcacggtccgtactTCACCGTAgtccggagtgagatgttgtttgggaggggagttgggtaggtgttgtgttgggagtgggtttgtgtaaagcaactatttagatgcggctgaacactcgcatcgtcggtattgcttcgttgcaaaatacccgctggctgtccgggaatgtttatttactggggtttccgtccacggtaccgtgtttgacttatcccaccagcttattcacagtccgctatccgcaacctgcgacccgctcggttgccccagctagacgactttggaaccatctcacaagttcctcagccgagacCGTGAATTTCTTTTTACTAAATTTTAAACACATGCATCACCATTGctatatatttcataattgtTGTTTAACAGTTAACAGTTCCAGCAGGCATAAACCCCAGCTTCTTAACAACAACTTGTTTGttgaattaaattatttaataaacatCAAAGTGGAAGTTTTTTCTTGTGTGTTCTACAATTCGTAAAAAAATTGGGTAGTTGAGTTAAACTTCTTCCAATATCTATATCGATATTGTTTGTTGATAAAtacttgattaaaaaattcctTTTAATTTCAACACGAACAAGAACTGTGTGATACTTATTGAGTGGTGTTAGTATTTCTTCAAGACTCGTGTATGCAATATCTCTAGCTGACCAATCCAATCCGTTTACGTTCTGCTGGTTAAGGTGCTGCTGCTCAAGAGCTCCATTATTTAattcttttaaattatatggcggtttgaaatggaaaaaattagGTATAACAGTTCCAGCAGGCATAAGCCCCAGCTCCTTAACAAAAACTTGTTTGTTGTTGCCAAAAACATATTGAAAACCTACTATAATGCTTGAATTACGATCGACTGTGTTCATCATTGGTTCAGATTTTTTAATCAACTGAGGGTGTGCTTGCTAGGGCTTTCTCCTTTATATACCGGTAAGACTAAAACATATTTACAGGTTATTTAAAGTAGTCTTATCTGATGGACATGTGTGTaactaaaagaaataaaacttcTTGAAAGAAACAGGACCACGAAGTCATTTTTGGATTCGAGTATTATGTTGTTCATaacttaaaattgaaatgtgaCCACGCTTTAATCGAACATTAAAAAATCGTGTATGGAAAATTTTTAGTATGCAGGGTAAATATAAGTGGATTCATAACATCAATTATATCGTAAATCAAAACAATAATTATTATCaccgaacaattaaaatgaagcctatAGATGTGTGCACGAAAAATGAAGAGTTTATTTTCAAATCAGTATATAataaaccaaaaatatttccaaaacataaatttttgttgttaaaataagaaaatacaAAGGAGAATTTATGAAGGGATACGAACCTAATTGGACCACAgaagtttttaaagttttaaaagtcAAGTCTACAAACCCCGTAACATATGAAATACAAGATTATATGGGTACCCCTATTAATGGATCATTTTATGAAGAGGAACTTCAAAAAGTGAAAGACAAAAATGCTTTCCTAGTAgagaaaatactaaaaaggaaaaataatcAAGTGCTTGTAAAATGGAGAGGTGTCGATTCCAGCCACATCTCATGAATATCTGTAAATGACCTGCTAAAGTAAGTCGTAGTTAAGGGAATCCATCACTGCATCGGCAACAGTTGCAAGCTGGGCCAGGGTTGTGCTTTCGAGCAGACCTACGATTACAGCACGCGCTGGAGGTGATAAACGCTTGATCCAGTAGAGGCGTACAACCGATGACTAGGACGACCGTAACATAGTTGAATTCCTGTCGCAAGTCTGTGGGGGCGCACCATCTCTGATTCGGCAAGTTTTGACAAAATTGCTTGCTTGAGGGTTGAGTACGGGTTTGTTTGTGGTGGGTTGTTGACAAGATCGTGCACTTGATCCAGGTTTTTGGGGATCATACTGGGATCAGCATACGCAATTACTGCTGCGTATTTCTCCTGCTCTTTGCGTGCACCGAGACCTTGCAACATTTCGATGTTGGTGATGGAATGTAGTTGAGGGAAGGGCATCTTGGCAAATACCGAGTTCACAGCACTCGCATCAGGAATTTGCAGTGGTTCCTGCGCGTCGACGAAGTCTTCGTTATCCGGCATTTTTTGAGGTTATGTTGAAGTTCTGAGTAAGTCGAGGTGCGTTTGCTTTGATTGCAGATGTTCGAATCGTCTGTGGTCACCAATTATGGTTTGTCTTCAAACCAAGGTAAGTCCTGCACTTAAGTTAAACACAGAACTTGGATGCTTAgattaggttaggttaggttaggtttgggcggctgtcggactatattccgacacacttagacctcaatgggtccgttgtgataccgcatgatctcgcttcttccttctctagggtcccgtttctagtagtttcagcctgtgttaagctgatcagcatgtcttccacccggaagatttaataaaggcacttatgcttttgagattaatctccgatatttcggtaagatcgtcgatgaaggggcttcccaagtgtttcagtctgagtctgcatagggctgggcagaagcagagaaggtgttctaccgtttccacttcttcctcatccctacagcttctgcagaaatcattttgcggggcttttagcctgccggcatgtgcgccaacaagccagtggcctgtaagagctcggatcaacatgccacactctgtgcggctgagtttgagtaactccgaggtttttttgttgtttatcacaggccatgtctggtgagttttgccaatgggtgttggctagtgtgttgaagtgtttttttatgtttagcttgcaagtagtcatgggcataccgacattttcctctcctggtaggagaggcttggtggtgccctgcctggccaattcgtccgctatgcagttgcctacgatgtctcGGTGaaccggaacccatattaggctgatagtaaactgatttgccatctcgtggagagatctgcgacagtctgctattgtacgggagttggtgtttgtcgagtagatcgacttaatagccgcttggctgtcactatatatgtttaggtgtcctctctggaggctaaggttccctaaacaggttagtgcttcttttatagcgtggacctccgcctgaaagacgctacagtggtccgggagcctgaatgacttcctgatatctaattgttcggagtatacacctccgccgacgtgtccttctaatttggagccatctgtatagaaacagattgcgtccgtcgtgcccggtcggccctgttcccattcctctctatcaggaatcagggcctcaaagggtgtgtgactatattcaatagatttgcatagatccgtgatctttggaatcgatttatcatgctggagaattttagcatggccatcaaattgggctttccactgccctgtgtccctcagtcgaatacctgccgatttggccctttccatgcctgctaagtccaggctagggaggttcaagatcgcattcagcgcttcattcggggtggttcgaagggctccactaatacacaaagccgccattcgttgtactttgtttagaggagtcagtatgcattgtttgtgcaaggcggtccaccacagagccactccgtacagtaggattggcttgactaccgctgtgtatatccagttaactattcttggggacatgccccatcttagcccgattgcttttttacaggagtaaagtgcaatggtcgcttttttggttctctcttggttgtttaagccccatttaaggcgtttatctagtactaaccccaagtacctggcgtgatcgctaaaggagagattacaattgcttaaaatgggtgggttgagttgtggaattttgtatctatttgtaaatagaacaagttctgttttcgagggatttaccccgagtccgttcgctatcgtccattccgatagtattttaagtttaccggtcataagatcgcaaagtgtttgtggatattttccattaaagatgatggcgacgtcgtctgcgtatgccacgaccttacatcctcctccctccagaatccgcagtagtttatttactgcgatattccacaagaggggtgatagtacacctccttgcggggtgcctctgttcactagtctagtctgggttgaggtccctagtgtggctgtgaccattctgcttatcagcaatttatggattagcctcaccattggcggctcaacccctagttctgtgagagattctgttatagcggtgggaagcacgttattgaaggctccctctatatcctggaaggcgatcagtgtgtattcctcgatgttgagtgatttctcgatgctgtttaccaccaagtgtagcgccgattcggttgacttacctttggtgtaagcgtgttgtgcttttgatatttgtgtcggggatacggtggcccttatgtgtaggcttatcattccttcaaagctcttaagcaggaatgatgttaggcttattggcctaaaatcctttgctgtggtgtgagtggccttccctgctttgggaatgaaaaccacctttgtttcttgccatgctgttggtagttctccaaccgccaggatggattggaagatttttttcaaccagtttatggctatttgtcctgcttgctggatgtgagccggtgttatcccgtccggtcccggcgatttgtatggtttcaaactatgaatggaccatttcatgttgcggtctgataggaatGGATCTATTTCGATTACCTCTCCTGTtcctctttcaggtggatgacctgcttgttggctccccgggaagtgagcgtctaggagcaggtccaaggactctttactggagtctgaccatgatccatctgctttttgaagatagcccaaaggcgcggctgtcttagagagtattttcctgagccttgcggcatcagttgttttttctatgtcagagcagaaggtctgccatgccgttcgttttgctcttctaatggcctttttgtaagaggctagttcaaacttgtagttcagccaatgggtgtcctcatttcccgcctttgctctgttaaacaggcatctgcagttggttctgaggatagatagttgttgggtccaccaggggggttttttccttccccttggtttctctgtggggcatgccactttgaaggtagtgttgcatgcctctgtgaatttgtatactgtttcgtccagctcctgtgggtttgtgatgctttctgacggttccatggggaggatatttgtcagaactcctttgtacctgtgccagtcggctcgtctggggttagcgaagctgaccggcaggggcgaatcaagggacaatacagtttctatgaatctatggtccgaaaaggagtgctcgtctGAGACTGcctagtttttgactgcgcctacgagtgaatctgataccaaagttagatctatgatcgctTGGCAAGCTTTATTTATGAGTGTAgggacattgcccctattgcattaGAAttggttcgaatttagaataaaatcaaaaagatactcacctctgtcgttgttgtttgggcaaccccactgggtgtgatgggcgttgacgtcacagcctattaacAATCCGtacttgagcttttcgcattcctctgctagtcctctgaccagcgcatctggggggttttccttctcaaaggccaaataggccgattgaacccttatagagccactctgcagctccaggcttactgcggtgttgtctccgttgctgtaattgcgaagtagaaatatactaagatgccttttggctaatatgcaggttcgaattttaccttctttggggtcaagcataagcttgtattcctttgttcctagtccagcaaccttgcctcctaccacccaaggttcctgtacgaggactaggtcggctccgccttctgtcaggcgaagcagaattgcagcagacgctgctttactgtggtgaaggtttatttgtagaagtcttagtgacatctacagcttcaacctccaccacagtgacgtcggcctcctctgtgtcgctgaggtccacgtcctcgattgccggtccgagcgcacgcatctctctgcttagcgacgaatcggtagagtagccgtcctccggcccaccaggtgcctccaactcctcagcaagcacctgctcggctgggttgccggcagagctgctagcggcgttggagtcgcccttatacactttgatgtgtatcgcactgaacccgaagttcagcactccacgagcagtctcgatcggagctactgactccttgttcaggaccaaaaccgcctggttgacatccccttcgTGCTCCtgcaccttgacgactttcc
This DNA window, taken from Drosophila suzukii unplaced genomic scaffold, CBGP_Dsuzu_IsoJpt1.0 scf_7, whole genome shotgun sequence, encodes the following:
- the LOC139355069 gene encoding uncharacterized protein, with the protein product MDAGWYQGIVKVVACDSQRSADMYKEATSKLGEDWKVVKVQEHEGDVNQAVLVLNKESSKAQHAYTKGKSTESALHLVVNSIEKSLNIEEYTLIAFQDIEGAFNNVLPTAITESLTELGVEPPMVRLIHKLLISRMVTATLGTSTQTRLVNRGTPQGGVLSPLLWNIAVNKLLRILEGGGCKVVAYADDVAIIFNGKYPQTLCDLMTGKLKILSEWTIANGLGVNPSKTELVLFTNRYKIPQLNPPILSNCNLSFSDHARYLGLVLDKRLKWGLNNQERTKKATIALYSCKKAIGLRWGMSPRIVNWIYTAVVKPILLYGVALWWTALHKQCILTPLNKVQRMAALCISGALRTTPNEALNAILNLPSLDLAGMERAKSAGIRLRDTGQWKAQFDGHAKILQHDKSIPKITDLCKSIEYSHTPFEALIPDREEWEQGRPGTTDAICFYTDGSKLEGHVGGGVYSEQLDIRKSFRLPDHCSVFQAEVHAIKEALTCLRNLSLQRGHLNIYSDSQAAIKSIYSTNTNSRTIADCRRSLHEMANQFTISLIWVPGHRDIVGNCIADELARQGTTKPLLPGEENVGMPMATCKLNIKNHFNTLANTHWQNAPQCRISHQTWPVINNKKTSELLKLSRTECGMLIRALTGHWLVGAHAGRLKAPQNDFCRSCRDEEEVETVEHLLCFCPALCRLRLKHLGSPFIDDLTEISEINLKSINAFIKSSGWKTC